A genomic region of Magnolia sinica isolate HGM2019 chromosome 6, MsV1, whole genome shotgun sequence contains the following coding sequences:
- the LOC131248576 gene encoding probable metal-nicotianamine transporter YSL9, protein MKKTIKERRTTHIIQFGIMNVEEAKEKDEIEKADLEDQQGVVEGSRRNPPWSKQITVRGIVASFVIGVIYSVIVMKLNLTTGLVPSLNVSAALLAFVFLRTWTKLLQKAGIVSTPFTRQENTVIQTCAVACYSIAVGGGFGSYLLGLNKKTYEQAGIDTEGNTPGSYKEPAIGWMTSFLFVASFVGILALVPLRKIMIIDYKLTYPSGTATAVLINGFHTPHGDKMAQKQVRGFAKFFTISFIWAFFQWFYSGGDGCGFSQFPTFGLKAWKQTFYFDFSMTYIGAGMICSHLVNLSLLLGAVISWGIMWPLIGGLKGDWYSGSLPESSMKSLQGYKVFISIALILGDGLYNFLKILFFTIRSIHASLNYKSLRTGSEHQNQALDDLQRNEMFMRDRIPVWIACCGYILLSIVSIIAIPRMFPEMRWYYVLIAYIFAPVLGFCNAYGAGLTDMNMAFNYGKVSLFILAAWAGKDSGVVAGLVGCGLIKSIVSISADLMQDFKSGHLTLTSPRSMLLSQAIGTAMGCVVAPLTFFLFYKAFDVGNPNGEFKAPYALIYRNMAILGVEGFSALPRHCLQLCYCFFLFAVAANLVRDISPPKFRRWVPLPMAMAVPFLVGAYFAIDMCVGSLIVFAWHKLNSEKASLMVPAVASGLICGDGLWILPSSLLALAKINPPICMRFLST, encoded by the exons ATGAAGAAGACAATTAAAGAGAGGAGGACAACCCACATCATCCAATTTGGAATCATGAATGTTGAAGAAGCAAAAGAGAAGGATGAAATTGAGAAAGCTGACTTGGAAGATCAGCAGGGAGTGGTGGAGGGCAGTAGGAGGAATCCACCATGGTCGAAGCAGATCACAGTGCGAGGAATCGTCGCAAGTTTTGTGATTGGTGTCATATACAGTGTGATAGTAATGAAGCTTAACCTCACGACAGGGCTAGTCCCTTCACTGAACGTCTCGGCCGCCCTTCTCGCCTTCGTCTTCCTTCGAACATGGACGAAGTTACTTCAGAAGGCCGGAATTGTATCGACGCCTTTTACTCGGCAGGAGAATACTGTCATACAGACATGCGCTGTGGCATGTTACAGCATCGCCGTAGGAG GTGGATTTGGATCTTATCTTTTGGGTTTGAATAAGAAGACATATGAGCAAGCAGGGATTGATACAGAGGGTAATACTCCAGGGAGTTATAAGGAACCTGCTATTGGTTGGATGACTTCTTTCCTTTTTGTTGCTAGTTTTGTTGGGATTTTGGCTTTGGTTCCTCTACGGAAG ATTATGATAATCGACTACAAGTTAACTTATCCGAGTGGCACTGCCACTGCTGTTCTCATCAATGGTTTCCATACTCCTCATGGAGATAAAATGGCCCA GAAGCAGGTCCGTGGATTCGCGAAGTTTTTCACAATCAGTTTCATCTGGGCTTTCTTCCAGTGGTTTTATTCTGGAGGAGATGGGTGTGGTTTTTCTCAGTTCCCAACATTTGGATTAAAAGCTTGGAAGCAAAC ATTTTACTTTGATTTCAGCATGACATATATTGGAGCAGGAATGATCTGTTCCCATCTGGTGAATCTTTCTCTGCTTCTTGGAGCAGTGATCTCATGGGGGATAATGTGGCCCCTGATTGGAGGGCTCAAAGGAGACTGGTATTCTGGGAGTTTACCAGAAAGCAGTATGAAAAGCTTGCAAGGTTACAAG GTCTTTATCTCCATTGCTCTCATACTAGGAGATGGGCTCTATAACTTTCTCAAGATACTGTTTTTCACCATCAGAAGCATCCACGCTAGCTTGAATTACAAGAGCCTCAGGACTG GTTCAGAGCACCAGAATCAGGCCCTCGATGATCTTCAACgaaatgaaatgttcatgagaGACAGGATTCCTGTGTGGATAGCATGTTGCGGCTACATCCTCTTATCTATCGTTTCAATAATCGCTATCCCTCGCATGTTCCCCGAGATGAGATGGTACTATGTCCTCATAGCCTACATCTTTGCCCCAGTTCTAGGCTTCTGCAATGCTTATGGTGCTGGACTGACAGACATGAACATGGCTTTTAACTATGGAAAGGTATCCCTCTTCATACTTGCCGCATGGGCGGGGAAAGATTCTGGTGTTGTAGCTGGGCTAGTCGGCTGTGGCCTAATAAAATCAATTGTCTCAATCTCTGCTGATCTGATGCAAGATTTCAAATCGGGGCATCTCACTCTCACTTCACCCCGATCAATGCTACTAAGCCAGGCTATTGGGACGGCTATGGGTTGCGTGGTAGCCCCTCTCACCTTTTTCCTTTTCTACAAAGCCTTTGATGTGGGAAACCCCAATGGAGAATTCAAAGCTCCCTATGCTCTTATCTACCGAAACATGGCGATTCTGGGTGTCGAAGGATTCTCTGCCCTGCCCCGCCATTGCCTGCAGCTATGTTACTGTTTTTTTCTCTTTGCAGTTGCGGCGAATTTGGTGCGAGATATCTCGCCTCCAAAGTTCAGGAGGTGGGTTCCTCTACCCATGGCCATGGCAGTTCCCTTTCTAGTTGGTGCCTACTTCGCTATCGATATGTGTGTTGGGAGCTTGATAGTGTTTGCCTGGCACAAGCTCAACAGTGAGAAGGCCAGTTTAATGGTTCCTGCAGTTGCGTCGGGTTTGATCTGTGGTGATGGTTTGTGGATTCTCCCTTCATCTCTTCTTGCTCTAGCAAAGATAAATCCTCCCATTTGCATGAGATTCTTGTCTACTTAG
- the LOC131248577 gene encoding protein S40-7-like isoform X2 produces the protein MEDLHKNLSSSSSAIRFLGLLKQPDSDLTPLELDEIDVVWSSTTTPSELSDSPTTDNSTETFSPVRSMAHNSASNIHRPFRPDKFGLSAVLSDDPAPLLQRKPSLNPSLSAATAARTIPPVPVPRSDESSGPGSGKFHQSAPVDVPIWPKGNSASANLSLFDEDDEEIDDEMLPPHEIVARSHLTTFSVFEGLGRTLKGRDLRRVRNAIWQKTGLIIL, from the exons ATGGAAGATCTCCACAAGAACTTATCTTCTTCATCCTCCGCCATCCGATTCCTGGGCCTTCTGAAACAGCCGGACTCCGATCTCACCCCCCTTGAACTAGACGAGATCGACGTTGTCTGGTCGTCAACGACGACACCGTCCGAACTCTCTGATTCGCCGACAACCGACAATTCGACGGAAACGTTCTCTCCCGTCCGATCGATGGCCCACAATTCGGCGTCTAATATCCACCGTCCCTTCCGTCCTGATAAGTTCGGTCTCTCCGCCGTTCTTTCCGACGACCCCGCCCCTCTCCTGCAGCGGAAACCCTCCTTAAACCCTTCCCTCTCCGCCGCCACTGCTGCTCGTACAATCCCGCCTGTCCCGGTCCCACGGTCCGATGAGTCCTCCGGGCCGGGTTCTGGAAAGTTCCACCAGTCGGCACCTGTCGACGTGCCCATCTGGCCCAAGGGGAATTCGGCGTCGGCAAATTTGAGCCTTTTTGATGAGGACGATGAGGAAATTGATGATGAGATGCTTCCACCGCACGAGATCGTAGCGAGATCGCATCTGACTACATTCTCTGTCTTTGAGGGATTGGGGCGAACTCTCAAAGGGAGGGATCTCCGTCGGGTTAGGAACGCCATCTGGCAGAAGACAG GCCTTATAATTTTATGA
- the LOC131248577 gene encoding protein S40-7-like isoform X1, with translation MEDLHKNLSSSSSAIRFLGLLKQPDSDLTPLELDEIDVVWSSTTTPSELSDSPTTDNSTETFSPVRSMAHNSASNIHRPFRPDKFGLSAVLSDDPAPLLQRKPSLNPSLSAATAARTIPPVPVPRSDESSGPGSGKFHQSAPVDVPIWPKGNSASANLSLFDEDDEEIDDEMLPPHEIVARSHLTTFSVFEGLGRTLKGRDLRRVRNAIWQKTDIAVQHFYFRDGDIGFNFLICI, from the exons ATGGAAGATCTCCACAAGAACTTATCTTCTTCATCCTCCGCCATCCGATTCCTGGGCCTTCTGAAACAGCCGGACTCCGATCTCACCCCCCTTGAACTAGACGAGATCGACGTTGTCTGGTCGTCAACGACGACACCGTCCGAACTCTCTGATTCGCCGACAACCGACAATTCGACGGAAACGTTCTCTCCCGTCCGATCGATGGCCCACAATTCGGCGTCTAATATCCACCGTCCCTTCCGTCCTGATAAGTTCGGTCTCTCCGCCGTTCTTTCCGACGACCCCGCCCCTCTCCTGCAGCGGAAACCCTCCTTAAACCCTTCCCTCTCCGCCGCCACTGCTGCTCGTACAATCCCGCCTGTCCCGGTCCCACGGTCCGATGAGTCCTCCGGGCCGGGTTCTGGAAAGTTCCACCAGTCGGCACCTGTCGACGTGCCCATCTGGCCCAAGGGGAATTCGGCGTCGGCAAATTTGAGCCTTTTTGATGAGGACGATGAGGAAATTGATGATGAGATGCTTCCACCGCACGAGATCGTAGCGAGATCGCATCTGACTACATTCTCTGTCTTTGAGGGATTGGGGCGAACTCTCAAAGGGAGGGATCTCCGTCGGGTTAGGAACGCCATCTGGCAGAAGACAG ATATTGCAGTTCAACATTTCTACTTTAGGGATGGAGATATTGGATTTAACTTCTTAATTTGCATTTGA